In Streptomyces sp. NBC_00878, a single window of DNA contains:
- a CDS encoding cation:proton antiporter, which produces MPMQDHVSLAASDTNLELALDVLPALAVILLTAAVAGRLAAMLGQPRVLGEIVGGIMLGPTLFGWLAPDLQADVFPADARPVLYVLSTIGLTLYMFLVGAGLDPGRHESDRKHHPAVLAASGFLPSLVLGGLVGLLMWDDLSREDVGRWEFALFVGGALSLTALPMLARMLYERGLQNSRLGRLSLVAASIDDAAAWCFLAVLTAVHAGSGAADALPMIGYSLLFTAVMLFGVNRLLRPLARHVGRQGTLSPGVMYVVVIVPLVCGYLTDLIGIYSVFGGFIAGLAMPRDPRFRQALHSRMMDTVSTLLLPVFFCLSGLTTDLRGISADSLLFGVAVLLAGFAGKYFGSTLAMRTLRFSWREAFAVGGLMNARGMMILIFINIGLAQGLITKPVFSVLVVVAVVTSAAALPLYRRALPKRLETQLGSGAPIPAPAPRSLAPTDMR; this is translated from the coding sequence ATGCCCATGCAGGACCACGTGTCCTTGGCCGCGAGCGACACCAACCTCGAATTGGCGCTCGACGTGCTTCCCGCACTGGCGGTCATCCTGCTGACAGCGGCCGTGGCCGGCCGGCTCGCGGCCATGCTCGGACAGCCGCGGGTACTCGGCGAGATCGTGGGCGGCATCATGCTGGGCCCGACACTGTTCGGCTGGCTGGCGCCCGATCTTCAGGCGGATGTCTTCCCGGCGGACGCACGGCCGGTGCTGTACGTCCTGAGCACCATCGGGCTGACGCTCTACATGTTCCTCGTCGGTGCCGGTCTCGACCCCGGCCGCCACGAGTCCGATCGCAAGCACCACCCGGCGGTCCTCGCCGCCTCAGGGTTCCTGCCCTCCCTCGTCCTCGGCGGTCTCGTCGGCCTGCTGATGTGGGACGACCTCTCGCGCGAGGATGTCGGCCGGTGGGAGTTCGCCCTCTTCGTGGGCGGAGCACTGTCCCTCACCGCGCTCCCCATGCTGGCCCGAATGCTGTACGAGCGGGGTCTGCAGAACTCCCGCCTGGGGCGGCTGTCCCTGGTCGCCGCCTCCATCGACGACGCGGCGGCCTGGTGCTTCCTGGCCGTGCTGACGGCCGTGCACGCCGGTTCCGGGGCCGCCGACGCTCTCCCCATGATCGGCTACAGCCTCTTGTTCACCGCCGTGATGCTGTTCGGAGTGAACCGGCTGTTGCGGCCGCTGGCGCGGCACGTCGGCCGGCAGGGCACGTTGAGCCCCGGCGTGATGTACGTCGTCGTCATCGTCCCGCTCGTCTGCGGATACCTCACCGACCTGATCGGCATCTACTCCGTCTTCGGCGGATTCATCGCCGGCCTGGCCATGCCCCGTGACCCGCGGTTTCGCCAGGCGCTGCACAGCCGGATGATGGACACCGTCTCCACGCTGCTGCTGCCCGTCTTCTTCTGCCTGTCCGGTCTCACCACCGACCTGCGGGGCATTTCGGCCGACAGCCTGCTGTTCGGCGTCGCCGTGTTGCTGGCGGGATTCGCGGGCAAGTACTTCGGCAGCACCCTGGCCATGAGGACGCTCCGCTTCAGCTGGCGCGAGGCCTTCGCCGTGGGAGGACTGATGAACGCCCGCGGCATGATGATCCTCATCTTCATCAACATCGGCTTGGCGCAGGGACTTATCACCAAGCCGGTGTTCTCCGTTCTCGTCGTGGTCGCCGTTGTCACGAGCGCCGCGGCCCTGCCGCTGTACCGCCGGGCGCTCCCGAAGCGGCTGGAGACGCAACTCGGCAGCGGAGCGCCCATCCCGGCGCCGGCACCCCGTTCCTTGGCGCCAACCGACATGCGCTGA
- the dpgC gene encoding (3,5-dihydroxyphenyl)acetyl-CoA 1,2-dioxygenase DpgC, with protein sequence MTIASKLPSGLTAAAEALHKAAEQVDDLLAALPEPTRRTPGRRAEAAAAQDEVRRLRSRFLAEHVEEVYAGITGGRSLRIEALVTQAAEVFPGLVPTAAQLADERSRTQADKEGREIDQGIFLRAVLGSPVTGPHVVDAMLRPTARAFALLPEFRRTGLLQTEAVRLERRDGVAHLTMCRCDRLNAEDEQQVEDMETAVDLALLDDDVKVGFVRGGEMTHPRYRGRRVFSAGINLKYLSSGDIPLVGFLLRRELGYINKIVRGLRLDDGDWRPPYAAKPWAAAVDAFAIGGGTQLLLVFDHVLAASDAFLSLPAAKEGIIPGVANFRLTRSVGPRAARQVILGGRRLWASEPDARLIVDEVAEPADLDAAIERALERLGGEAVLANRRMLNLSDEPPEEFRRYMAEFALQQALRLYGADVIDKVGRFAARRT encoded by the coding sequence ATGACGATCGCGAGCAAACTCCCGAGCGGTCTCACCGCCGCCGCGGAGGCGCTGCACAAGGCGGCCGAGCAGGTCGACGACCTGCTCGCCGCCCTGCCCGAGCCGACGCGACGGACCCCCGGCCGGCGGGCCGAGGCCGCCGCCGCCCAGGACGAGGTGCGCCGATTGCGCTCGCGGTTCCTGGCCGAGCACGTCGAGGAGGTGTACGCCGGGATCACCGGCGGCCGCAGTCTGCGCATCGAAGCCCTGGTCACGCAGGCCGCCGAAGTCTTCCCCGGCCTGGTCCCGACGGCGGCACAGCTCGCGGACGAGCGGTCGCGGACCCAGGCGGACAAAGAAGGCCGGGAGATCGACCAGGGCATCTTCCTGCGGGCGGTGCTCGGCTCGCCCGTCACGGGCCCACACGTGGTCGACGCGATGCTCCGGCCGACCGCGCGGGCGTTCGCACTGCTCCCGGAGTTCCGGCGGACCGGCCTCCTGCAGACCGAGGCCGTCCGGCTGGAGCGGCGCGACGGTGTCGCCCACCTGACGATGTGCCGCTGCGACCGCCTCAACGCCGAGGACGAGCAACAGGTCGAGGACATGGAGACCGCGGTCGACCTGGCCCTGCTGGACGACGACGTCAAGGTCGGGTTCGTGCGCGGCGGCGAGATGACCCACCCGCGCTACCGGGGCAGGCGCGTGTTCAGTGCCGGAATCAACCTCAAGTACCTGTCATCGGGCGACATTCCGCTCGTCGGGTTCCTGCTCCGCCGGGAGCTCGGCTACATCAACAAGATCGTTCGCGGGCTCCGCCTGGACGACGGTGACTGGCGGCCGCCGTACGCGGCCAAGCCGTGGGCGGCCGCCGTCGACGCGTTCGCGATCGGCGGCGGCACCCAGCTGCTGCTCGTCTTCGACCATGTGCTGGCCGCGTCCGACGCCTTCCTCAGCCTGCCCGCCGCCAAGGAGGGCATCATCCCGGGCGTCGCGAACTTCCGCCTCACCCGGTCGGTCGGCCCGCGCGCCGCCCGGCAGGTGATCCTCGGCGGCCGACGGCTGTGGGCGAGCGAACCGGACGCCCGTCTCATCGTCGACGAGGTCGCCGAACCAGCCGACCTGGACGCCGCGATCGAACGGGCCCTGGAACGGCTGGGCGGGGAAGCGGTACTCGCCAACCGTCGGATGCTGAACCTGTCCGACGAGCCGCCCGAGGAGTTCCGCCGCTACATGGCGGAGTTCGCGCTCCAGCAGGCGCTGCGGTTGTACGGCGCCGACGTCATCGACAAGGTGGGCCGGTTCGCCGCGAGGCGAACATGA
- the dpgB gene encoding enoyl-CoA-hydratase DpgB: MLRLDGTRPLSAASVEEMDDLCDRAEDHRESGPVTLHVTGVPPADWWTELTVGLLSKWERVVRRFERLSRLTVVVASGDCAGTALDVLLAADVRIVAPDTRLLLSRAGDATWPGMTVHRLTQQAGAAGIRRAVLLGAPIETDRALALHLIDEVTEDPATTLAHLAEAAGAVDGTEVAMRRQLIFEAGSTAFEDALGRHLAACDRTLRRTGPSA, encoded by the coding sequence ATGCTGCGCCTGGACGGCACCCGGCCCCTGTCGGCCGCGTCGGTCGAGGAGATGGACGACCTCTGCGACCGCGCCGAGGACCATCGGGAATCCGGCCCGGTCACCCTCCACGTCACGGGTGTCCCGCCGGCCGACTGGTGGACGGAGCTGACCGTCGGCCTGCTCTCCAAATGGGAACGGGTGGTGCGCCGGTTCGAACGGCTCAGCCGCCTCACGGTCGTGGTGGCGTCGGGCGACTGCGCCGGAACGGCCCTGGACGTCCTCCTCGCCGCCGACGTCCGGATCGTCGCTCCTGACACCCGGTTGCTGCTCTCCCGGGCAGGGGATGCCACCTGGCCGGGGATGACCGTGCACCGGCTCACCCAGCAGGCCGGTGCGGCGGGCATCCGGCGGGCCGTGCTGCTCGGGGCCCCGATCGAGACGGACCGCGCGCTCGCGCTCCACCTGATCGACGAGGTGACCGAGGACCCGGCGACGACGCTGGCCCACCTGGCCGAGGCGGCCGGTGCCGTGGACGGCACGGAGGTGGCGATGCGCAGGCAGCTGATTTTCGAAGCCGGCTCGACGGCCTTCGAGGACGCGCTCGGCAGACACCTCGCCGCCTGCGACCGCACCCTGCGCCGCACGGGACCGTCCGCATGA
- the dpgA gene encoding 3,5-dihydroxyphenylacetyl-CoA synthase DpgA, translating into MTTTVAPVADPSVLTGLTEITRFAGVGTAVSDTSYSQAELLDILDIEDPRVRSVFLNSAIERRFLTLPQEGPDGVRVSEPQGDLLDKHKKIAVDMGCRALEACLKSAGATLSDLRHLCCVTSTGYLTPGLSALIIRELGIDPHCSRSDIVGMGCNAGLNALNVVAGWSAAHPGELGVVLCSEACSAAYALDGTMRTAVVNSLFGDGSAALAVVSGDGRAPGTRMLKSASYLITDAIDAMRYEWDRDQDRFSFFLDPQIPYVVGAHAEIVVDRLLSGTGLRRSDISHWLVHSGGKKVIDAVVVNLGLSRYDVRHTTGVLRDYGNLSSGSFLFSYERLAEEDIARPGDYGVLMTMGPGSSIETALIQW; encoded by the coding sequence ATGACTACCACTGTCGCGCCGGTTGCGGACCCTTCCGTCCTCACCGGACTCACCGAGATCACCAGGTTCGCAGGTGTCGGGACCGCCGTGTCCGACACGTCCTACTCGCAAGCCGAACTGCTCGACATCCTCGACATCGAGGACCCCAGGGTCCGATCGGTCTTCCTGAACAGCGCGATCGAACGGCGCTTTCTCACGCTGCCGCAGGAAGGCCCCGATGGAGTGCGCGTATCGGAACCCCAAGGCGATCTCCTGGACAAACACAAGAAGATCGCTGTCGACATGGGATGCCGGGCGCTCGAGGCCTGCCTGAAGTCGGCGGGAGCGACGCTCTCGGACCTGCGTCACCTGTGCTGCGTCACCTCGACCGGCTACCTGACTCCCGGCCTGAGCGCATTGATCATCCGTGAACTCGGTATAGACCCGCATTGCAGCCGTTCGGACATCGTGGGCATGGGATGCAATGCGGGTCTGAACGCGCTCAACGTGGTCGCGGGCTGGTCCGCAGCGCACCCGGGTGAGCTCGGCGTCGTCCTGTGCAGCGAGGCGTGTTCCGCCGCGTACGCCCTGGACGGCACGATGCGGACCGCGGTGGTCAACAGCCTGTTCGGCGACGGATCCGCCGCCCTCGCTGTCGTCTCCGGTGACGGGCGGGCACCCGGCACACGCATGCTGAAGTCCGCGAGCTACCTCATCACCGACGCGATCGACGCGATGCGCTACGAATGGGACCGGGACCAGGACCGGTTCAGCTTCTTCCTCGATCCGCAGATTCCCTACGTGGTCGGTGCGCACGCCGAGATCGTCGTCGACAGGCTGCTGTCCGGTACGGGGCTGCGCCGCAGCGACATCAGCCATTGGCTGGTGCACTCCGGCGGCAAGAAGGTGATCGACGCCGTCGTGGTCAACCTCGGCCTGAGCCGGTACGACGTCCGGCACACCACCGGTGTGCTCCGCGATTACGGAAATCTCTCCAGCGGCTCCTTCCTCTTCTCCTACGAGCGACTCGCCGAGGAGGACATCGCCCGGCCCGGCGACTACGGAGTGCTGATGACCATGGGGCCCGGCTCCTCGATCGAAACGGCGCTGATCCAGTGGTGA
- a CDS encoding alpha-hydroxy acid oxidase, translating to MTYLRLEELERAARDVLPRHTWDFLAGGSGAEASLVANRTSLERIFVVPRMLRDLTDSSTEAEVLCHNAALPLAVAPIAYQRLFHPEGELAAARAARDAGVPYTICTMSSVPLEEIAAVGGRPWFQLYWLRDQKRSLDLVRRAEDSGCEAIVFTVDVPWMGRRLRDMRNGFALPEWVTAANFEASAAAHRRIPGVSAVADHTAREFAPANWDSVAAVCARTNLPVVLKGILAVEDARRAVETGVSGIVVSNHGGRQLDGAVPGIEVLGEIAAAVADGCHVLLDGGIRSGTDILKAVALGASAVLIGRPLMWGLATAGQDGARQVLELLAAELRDALGLAGCESVYAAGRLSTRRPRYG from the coding sequence ATGACGTACCTTCGCCTGGAGGAGCTCGAACGTGCCGCCCGGGATGTCCTCCCCCGCCACACCTGGGACTTTCTCGCCGGGGGCAGCGGCGCCGAGGCATCTCTGGTGGCCAACCGCACCTCGCTCGAGCGGATCTTCGTGGTGCCCCGGATGCTGCGTGACCTGACCGACAGCAGCACGGAGGCCGAGGTCCTCTGCCACAACGCCGCATTGCCGCTGGCGGTCGCGCCCATCGCGTACCAGCGGTTGTTCCATCCCGAGGGCGAGCTCGCGGCGGCCCGCGCGGCCCGGGACGCCGGCGTGCCGTACACCATCTGCACCATGAGCAGCGTGCCGCTGGAGGAGATCGCGGCTGTCGGCGGTCGGCCGTGGTTCCAGCTGTACTGGCTGCGTGACCAGAAACGATCTCTGGATCTGGTGCGCAGGGCGGAGGACTCCGGCTGTGAGGCGATCGTGTTCACCGTCGATGTGCCGTGGATGGGACGGCGGTTGCGCGACATGCGCAACGGCTTCGCACTGCCGGAGTGGGTGACGGCTGCCAACTTCGAGGCATCCGCGGCCGCGCACCGCCGAATTCCGGGCGTCTCGGCCGTGGCCGACCACACCGCGCGCGAGTTCGCCCCGGCCAACTGGGACTCCGTGGCGGCGGTGTGCGCACGCACGAACCTGCCGGTGGTACTCAAAGGGATTCTCGCTGTCGAGGACGCCCGCCGTGCCGTCGAGACCGGTGTCAGCGGCATCGTGGTGTCCAACCACGGAGGCCGTCAGCTGGACGGTGCCGTGCCCGGGATCGAGGTGCTGGGCGAGATCGCCGCAGCGGTCGCCGACGGCTGTCACGTGCTGCTGGACGGGGGAATCCGGAGCGGCACAGACATCCTCAAGGCGGTCGCCCTCGGTGCGTCGGCCGTGCTGATCGGACGGCCCCTGATGTGGGGGCTGGCCACGGCGGGCCAGGACGGCGCCCGACAGGTGCTCGAACTGCTCGCCGCGGAGCTCCGGGACGCACTGGGCCTGGCGGGCTGCGAGTCGGTGTACGCGGCCGGACGGCTGAGCACGAGGAGACCCCGGTACGGCTGA
- the hppD gene encoding 4-hydroxyphenylpyruvate dioxygenase, which translates to MQNFEIEYVEIYVGNLEEAAFGWVDQYAFAVAGTSRSADHRSVTLCQGPIKLVLTEPTSDRHPATAYLQTHGDGVADVALRTSDVAAAFEAAVRGGAVAVREPARRSAAEPHGPAVTAAILGFGDVVHTLVQRDETPAPPHANGHRGGDVDLLGIDHFAVCLSGGDLGPTVRFYERALGFRQIFEEHIVVGAQAMNSTVVQSASGAITLTLIEPDGSADPGQIDDFLKEHHGAGVQHIAFTSDDAVRSVQALSRRGVEFLKTPTTYYDMLGERIALETHKLDDLRTTNVLADEDHGGQMFQIFTASVHPRRTIFFEIIERQGAETFGSSNIKALYEAVELERTGQSDPGAVRR; encoded by the coding sequence ATGCAGAATTTCGAGATCGAGTATGTGGAGATATATGTCGGGAATCTCGAGGAGGCCGCGTTCGGCTGGGTGGATCAATACGCTTTCGCCGTCGCCGGTACGAGCCGCTCGGCGGACCACCGGAGCGTCACGCTGTGCCAGGGGCCGATCAAGCTGGTTCTCACCGAGCCGACGTCGGATCGTCATCCGGCGACGGCCTACCTCCAGACGCACGGCGACGGTGTGGCCGACGTCGCGCTGCGTACGTCGGACGTGGCCGCCGCTTTCGAGGCTGCCGTGCGGGGCGGGGCCGTCGCTGTCCGGGAACCGGCGCGGCGCAGCGCAGCGGAGCCGCACGGACCGGCCGTCACGGCCGCCATCCTCGGTTTCGGGGATGTGGTGCACACCCTGGTCCAGAGGGACGAAACTCCCGCCCCGCCGCACGCGAACGGCCATCGCGGGGGAGACGTGGACCTGCTGGGGATCGATCACTTCGCGGTCTGTCTGAGCGGGGGCGACCTCGGCCCCACGGTGCGGTTCTACGAGCGGGCACTGGGGTTCCGGCAGATATTCGAGGAGCACATCGTGGTCGGCGCCCAGGCGATGAACTCCACCGTCGTGCAGAGCGCGTCGGGAGCGATCACCCTCACGTTGATCGAGCCCGACGGGAGCGCCGACCCGGGCCAGATCGACGACTTCCTCAAGGAGCACCACGGGGCTGGTGTCCAGCACATCGCATTCACCAGCGACGACGCGGTCCGCTCGGTCCAGGCGCTGTCCCGGCGCGGGGTGGAGTTCCTGAAGACGCCGACGACCTACTACGACATGCTCGGTGAACGGATCGCGCTGGAGACGCACAAACTGGATGATCTGCGGACGACGAACGTGCTCGCCGACGAGGATCACGGCGGCCAGATGTTCCAGATCTTCACCGCTTCCGTTCATCCTCGGCGGACGATCTTCTTCGAGATCATCGAGAGGCAGGGGGCGGAGACCTTCGGCAGCTCCAACATCAAGGCCCTGTACGAGGCCGTGGAGCTGGAACGGACCGGACAGAGCGATCCCGGCGCCGTTCGACGATGA
- a CDS encoding cytochrome P450 produces MWTKTADRTDLGNPDLYTTLDRHARWRALAAQDAMVWSDPGSSPTGFWSVFSHRACAAVLAPSAPFTSEYGMMIGFDRDHPDTSGGRMMVVSERERHRRLRRLVGPLLSRVAAQELAERVRTEVRRVLDQALDGGVCDVAPAIGSRIPAAVVCDILGVPAGDQDLLIELTNHAFGGADELFDGMTPRQAHTEILVYFYELITERRERPGADLVSTLMADDSLTIDDALLNCDNVLIGGNETTRHAITGAVHALATVPGLLTGLRDGSADVGTVVEEVLRWTSPAMHVLRVTTSEVTINGRHLPPGAPVVAWLPAANRDPAEFDDPDAFHPGRKPNRHITFGHGVHHCLGSALARIELSVVLRTLAERVSRVELVQEPTWLRAIAVQGYRELPVRFTGR; encoded by the coding sequence ATGTGGACAAAGACCGCCGACAGGACCGATCTCGGCAACCCCGACCTGTACACGACGCTCGACCGGCACGCCCGCTGGCGGGCACTCGCGGCGCAGGACGCGATGGTGTGGAGCGATCCGGGCAGTTCACCCACCGGCTTCTGGTCCGTGTTCTCGCACCGCGCGTGTGCCGCGGTCCTCGCGCCCTCCGCACCGTTCACCTCCGAGTACGGGATGATGATCGGCTTCGACCGCGATCATCCGGACACCTCGGGCGGCCGGATGATGGTGGTCTCCGAACGGGAGCGGCACCGCAGGCTGCGCAGGCTGGTCGGACCGCTGCTCTCCAGAGTGGCCGCGCAGGAGCTGGCGGAGCGGGTGCGGACCGAGGTGCGCCGCGTGCTCGACCAGGCGCTCGACGGCGGCGTGTGCGACGTGGCCCCGGCGATCGGCTCACGCATTCCGGCCGCGGTCGTGTGCGACATCCTCGGCGTACCGGCCGGGGACCAGGACTTGCTCATCGAGCTGACCAACCACGCGTTCGGCGGTGCGGACGAATTGTTCGACGGGATGACGCCGCGTCAGGCCCACACCGAGATCCTCGTCTACTTCTACGAGTTGATCACCGAGCGCCGTGAGCGCCCCGGGGCGGACCTCGTCAGCACGCTGATGGCCGATGACAGCCTCACCATCGACGATGCCCTGCTCAACTGCGACAACGTACTGATCGGCGGCAACGAGACCACCCGGCACGCGATCACCGGCGCGGTGCACGCGCTCGCCACGGTGCCCGGCCTGCTGACCGGCCTGCGCGACGGGAGCGCGGACGTCGGCACTGTCGTGGAGGAGGTGCTGCGCTGGACCTCGCCGGCGATGCACGTGCTCCGGGTGACGACCAGCGAGGTCACGATCAACGGCCGTCACCTGCCGCCGGGCGCACCGGTGGTCGCGTGGCTGCCCGCCGCGAACAGGGACCCAGCCGAGTTCGACGACCCCGACGCGTTCCACCCCGGGCGAAAGCCCAATCGGCACATCACGTTCGGCCACGGGGTGCATCACTGCCTCGGTTCCGCACTCGCCCGAATTGAACTGTCGGTCGTATTGCGCACACTGGCCGAGCGGGTCTCGCGGGTGGAATTGGTGCAGGAGCCCACCTGGTTGCGCGCGATCGCCGTGCAGGGGTACCGGGAACTCCCGGTGCGGTTCACAGGGCGCTGA
- a CDS encoding amino acid adenylation domain-containing protein, giving the protein MTGAIVPPSTAPALFEATAAAQPDRPAVVMGDTTLTYAELNGEANLVARRLVEHGAGPERLVATVMPRSIEFVIAVLAVHKAGAAYVPVNPDYPEERRRQMLDDASAHCVLSLPGQDVAGAPAALSVEREPSRSVPDLADHDRLGALLPDHPAYVIYTSGSTGRPKGVLVTHRGIPNLAADYVRRQRLLPDSRLLAFASPSFDASVAEFWPIWLAGGCLVLAPAADLVPGEPLARLVRDQSITHITLPPSALAPLEEAGGLPAGLTLLVAGEACPAPVAKRWATDRVMINAYGPTEATVAVTASEPLTGDGTPPIGRPITGVRTYVLDDRLRAVPDGDVGELYMSGPGLARGYLNRPAQTAQRFLPDPFGTPGDRMYRTGDRVRARSDGQLVFVGRADDQLKIRGHRIEPGEVEAALFEVDTVAQAVVTEHENRLVAYVVGTAGTPVPTEHLLAQLRGRLPSYLVPDVVVALPRLPTSPNGKVDRAALPDPEDAGRATSGRAPSTPTEIHLATLFAEVLGVSSVGVEDSFFEVGGHSLLATRLVARIRESLHVRLRVQAFFNAPTVAQLAKVLDGAPT; this is encoded by the coding sequence ATGACCGGCGCGATCGTGCCGCCGTCCACGGCGCCCGCACTGTTCGAGGCGACCGCCGCGGCGCAGCCGGACCGGCCGGCGGTGGTGATGGGTGACACCACACTGACCTACGCCGAGCTGAACGGGGAGGCCAACCTCGTCGCGCGTCGCCTCGTCGAGCACGGGGCCGGCCCGGAACGGCTGGTCGCAACGGTGATGCCGCGGTCGATCGAGTTCGTCATCGCGGTCCTGGCCGTGCACAAGGCCGGTGCCGCATACGTGCCCGTCAACCCGGACTATCCGGAGGAACGCAGGCGGCAGATGCTTGACGACGCGTCAGCGCACTGCGTGCTGTCCCTGCCGGGGCAGGATGTGGCCGGCGCCCCCGCCGCCCTGAGCGTGGAACGGGAGCCGTCCCGGTCCGTGCCGGACCTGGCCGACCACGACCGGCTCGGCGCCTTGCTTCCCGACCACCCCGCGTACGTCATCTACACCTCGGGCTCGACCGGACGGCCGAAAGGCGTGCTGGTCACGCATCGTGGAATCCCGAACCTGGCCGCCGACTACGTGCGCCGCCAGCGGCTGCTGCCGGACAGCAGGTTGCTGGCGTTCGCGTCACCCAGCTTCGACGCCTCCGTCGCCGAGTTCTGGCCGATCTGGCTGGCCGGCGGCTGCCTGGTGCTGGCTCCCGCGGCGGACCTGGTCCCGGGTGAACCGCTCGCCCGGCTGGTGCGCGACCAGAGCATCACCCACATCACCTTGCCGCCGTCGGCGCTGGCGCCGCTGGAGGAAGCCGGCGGTCTGCCCGCAGGGCTGACCCTCCTGGTCGCGGGCGAGGCGTGCCCGGCACCGGTCGCGAAACGCTGGGCCACCGACCGCGTGATGATCAACGCGTACGGCCCGACCGAGGCCACGGTCGCGGTGACCGCGAGCGAGCCACTGACCGGCGACGGAACGCCGCCGATCGGCAGGCCGATCACCGGCGTCCGCACGTACGTCCTGGACGACCGGCTACGAGCCGTCCCGGACGGGGACGTGGGCGAGCTGTACATGAGCGGCCCCGGTCTCGCCCGCGGCTACCTGAACCGGCCGGCGCAGACCGCGCAGCGGTTCCTGCCGGATCCGTTCGGCACTCCGGGCGACCGTATGTACCGCACCGGCGACCGGGTGCGGGCGCGCTCGGACGGTCAGCTCGTCTTCGTCGGCCGCGCCGACGACCAGCTGAAAATCCGTGGTCACCGGATCGAGCCGGGCGAGGTCGAGGCCGCCCTGTTCGAAGTGGACACAGTGGCCCAGGCGGTGGTGACTGAGCACGAGAACAGGCTGGTCGCCTACGTGGTCGGCACGGCGGGCACGCCGGTTCCGACCGAACACCTCCTGGCACAGCTGCGCGGACGGTTGCCCTCCTACCTGGTACCCGACGTGGTCGTCGCCCTGCCGCGTCTGCCGACATCGCCGAACGGCAAGGTCGACCGAGCCGCCCTGCCCGACCCCGAGGACGCCGGACGCGCGACATCGGGGCGAGCGCCGAGTACCCCCACGGAGATCCACCTGGCCACGTTGTTCGCCGAAGTGCTCGGCGTCAGCAGCGTCGGCGTCGAGGACAGCTTCTTCGAGGTCGGCGGCCACTCGCTGCTCGCGACTCGGCTGGTGGCCCGCATCCGCGAGAGCCTGCACGTCCGGCTGCGGGTGCAGGCCTTCTTCAACGCGCCGACCGTGGCACAGCTCGCCAAGGTGCTCGACGGCGCACCGACGTGA
- a CDS encoding alpha/beta fold hydrolase, protein MLMTTENGIRLSYHDHGNASPVLLLTGTGAPSSVWDLHQVPALRSAGFRVITMDNRGIPPSDDGADGFIIDDLVADVAALIEHLGVAPCRVVGTSMGSYIAQELALARPELLDSAVLMAACGRSSLVQRLLAEAEAELIERGTELPRRYLAAVRAMHNLGPATLTDDDLTADWLDLLEASGTGGPGIRAQLLLSALPDRIQAYRAIKVPCHVVSFEHDLVTPPAAGRELAAAIPGATHRTIPGCGHFGYLENPEAVNRELIRFLRAEPARWEETA, encoded by the coding sequence ATGTTAATGACAACGGAGAACGGAATTCGGTTGTCCTACCACGACCACGGAAATGCTTCGCCCGTCCTGTTGCTGACCGGCACCGGGGCGCCGAGTTCGGTGTGGGACCTGCACCAGGTGCCCGCGCTCCGCTCCGCCGGATTCCGGGTGATCACCATGGACAACCGCGGGATCCCGCCCAGCGACGACGGCGCGGACGGGTTCATCATCGACGACCTCGTCGCGGACGTGGCCGCCCTGATCGAGCACCTCGGAGTGGCGCCGTGCCGCGTGGTCGGCACCTCGATGGGCTCGTACATCGCGCAGGAGCTGGCACTTGCCCGCCCCGAACTGCTGGACTCGGCCGTGCTGATGGCGGCCTGCGGCAGGAGCAGTCTCGTCCAGCGGTTGCTGGCGGAGGCCGAGGCGGAGCTGATCGAACGCGGTACGGAGCTGCCGCGGAGGTACCTCGCCGCCGTCCGCGCCATGCACAATCTGGGGCCCGCGACGCTCACCGACGACGACCTCACCGCCGACTGGCTCGACCTGCTCGAGGCGTCAGGTACGGGGGGCCCGGGGATCCGGGCCCAACTGCTGCTGAGCGCGTTGCCCGACCGCATCCAGGCCTACCGCGCGATCAAGGTGCCCTGCCACGTCGTCTCGTTCGAGCACGACCTCGTGACGCCGCCGGCAGCCGGCCGGGAGCTGGCCGCCGCGATACCCGGCGCGACGCACCGCACGATCCCCGGGTGCGGGCACTTCGGCTACCTGGAGAACCCGGAAGCGGTGAATCGCGAGCTGATCCGGTTCCTGCGCGCCGAGCCCGCGCGATGGGAGGAGACCGCATGA